A portion of the Sandaracinobacteroides saxicola genome contains these proteins:
- a CDS encoding SDR family NAD(P)-dependent oxidoreductase, which produces MTSPEQMLSLVTGASRGIGAALAQALATRGDHVVLTARTEAGLIETDDAIHAAGGQATIAPLDLTDFDGIDRLATAVAARWPKLDRLVINAATLGTLTPLAHADPKEFERVFALNVTASFRLIRAFDPLLRRAAPAGGHAQLVMVSSSVATRAAPYWGAYAASKAALENMAGVYAEEMKALGVHVLLVDPGGTRTSMRARAYPGEDPATLKTPETVATAILDRLTPGLPPGLSRLALQTRPG; this is translated from the coding sequence ATGACCTCCCCCGAACAGATGCTCTCCCTCGTCACCGGCGCCTCCCGCGGCATCGGCGCCGCCCTCGCCCAGGCGCTGGCGACTCGGGGCGACCATGTCGTCCTCACCGCCCGTACCGAAGCCGGCCTCATCGAAACCGATGATGCCATCCACGCCGCCGGCGGTCAGGCCACCATCGCGCCCCTTGACCTCACCGACTTCGACGGCATCGACCGTCTCGCCACCGCCGTCGCCGCCCGCTGGCCCAAACTCGACCGTCTCGTCATCAACGCCGCCACGCTCGGCACCCTCACCCCGCTGGCCCACGCCGACCCCAAGGAGTTCGAGCGCGTCTTCGCCCTCAACGTCACCGCCAGCTTCCGCCTGATCCGCGCCTTCGATCCCCTGCTCCGCCGCGCCGCTCCCGCGGGCGGCCACGCCCAGCTCGTCATGGTCAGCAGCAGCGTCGCCACCCGCGCCGCCCCCTATTGGGGCGCCTATGCCGCCTCGAAGGCCGCGCTGGAAAACATGGCCGGGGTCTATGCCGAGGAGATGAAGGCGCTGGGCGTCCACGTCCTTCTGGTCGATCCCGGCGGCACCCGCACCAGCATGCGCGCCCGCGCCTACCCCGGCGAAGACCCGGCCACGCTCAAGACCCCCGAAACCGTCGCCACCGCCATCCTGGACCGTCTGACCCCCGGCCTCCCCCCCGGCCTCAGCCGGCTGGCGTTGCAGACCCGGCCCGGTTGA